A region of Sulfuricella denitrificans skB26 DNA encodes the following proteins:
- a CDS encoding HDOD domain-containing protein — MATGIPKGFEFIESLAKELSSKNLVFPTSLNITMRIRSALNDPNSSTDKVAHIVGTEPVLSAHLLQLANSVAMKAGGKPIVDLRTAITRIGYAMVRNVAISVGMRQLSQASPQGVMQSWVEKLWKHSILVASISYILAKKRARINPDEAMLAGLLHDIGEFYILTRVKDFPDLFADEAAIKEIIRLWHSEVGRAILESWEIPEEIATAVQDHETFDRIHATPADLTDVIMVANILSGEGMPENIDWEKAPQAFGHLRLDSETCNTVLMESEDEMKQIALALG, encoded by the coding sequence ATGGCAACAGGAATACCCAAAGGATTTGAATTCATCGAAAGCCTGGCAAAGGAGCTTTCCTCCAAAAACCTGGTTTTCCCGACTTCACTCAATATCACGATGCGCATTCGCTCTGCGCTGAATGACCCCAACTCGTCTACCGACAAAGTCGCTCACATCGTCGGGACTGAGCCGGTGCTTTCCGCACATCTGTTGCAACTTGCCAATTCGGTGGCGATGAAGGCCGGCGGCAAACCGATCGTCGACCTGCGCACGGCGATCACCCGGATAGGCTATGCAATGGTACGCAACGTCGCCATCTCGGTCGGAATGCGCCAGCTATCCCAGGCCTCACCGCAGGGCGTCATGCAGTCGTGGGTGGAAAAATTATGGAAGCACAGCATCCTGGTCGCATCCATCTCCTACATATTGGCAAAAAAACGGGCGCGAATTAACCCGGACGAAGCGATGCTGGCAGGGCTGCTGCATGATATCGGCGAGTTTTACATTCTGACCCGGGTGAAAGACTTCCCGGATCTCTTTGCCGACGAGGCGGCCATCAAGGAAATCATCCGTCTCTGGCACTCCGAAGTGGGGCGTGCAATCCTGGAAAGCTGGGAAATTCCCGAGGAAATTGCCACCGCGGTCCAGGATCATGAAACATTCGATCGCATCCACGCCACGCCGGCCGACCTGACTGACGTAATCATGGTCGCCAACATCCTTAGCGGCGAGGGGATGCCGGAAAACATCGACTGGGAAAAAGCGCCGCAGGCCTTCGGCCATCTGAGGCTGGACTCGGAAACCTGCAATACAGTGCTGATGGAATCCGAAGACGAAATGAAACAGATAGCCTTGGCCCTGGGCTGA
- the hemN gene encoding oxygen-independent coproporphyrinogen III oxidase — protein MQLAASLLEKYSKAGPRYTSYPTAPYFTDAFGEKEWLEEIKQTQDKGRDLSLYVHIPFCDTLCYYCGCNMVATRNYNRATEYLDYLFKEIDQVAALTNPGRVARQLHWGGGTPTYLAPDDIRRLFAHIASRFAIAADAEKGCEVDPRELSREHVKALKDAGFNRISLGVQDLNDTVQKAVNRVQPESLIRQVYGWMREEGFDSINMDLMVGLPHQTVETYREMLDKIIDMGPDRLAVFNYAHVPWMKKNQKLIVEADLPSLATRLELQQLILDKLGAAGYVYIGMDHFAKPDDEIVKAQQSKTLYRNFQGYTTHKNCDIYAFGASSISQTEDVFVQNVKKLSDYYRLVGEGRLPTERGLRVTNEDKLRRDAITRIMCDLELDKASFGRAWGIDFDKYFADALVELKEMEVDGLVALSPEKVVVTQVGRFFLRNIAMPFDAYLKQQSADKPRFSRTL, from the coding sequence ATGCAACTCGCCGCTTCTTTACTCGAAAAATACAGCAAGGCCGGTCCACGCTACACTTCTTACCCGACCGCACCCTATTTTACCGATGCCTTCGGCGAGAAGGAGTGGCTGGAAGAAATCAAACAGACCCAGGACAAGGGGCGCGACCTGTCGCTGTATGTGCACATCCCATTCTGCGACACGCTGTGCTACTACTGCGGCTGCAACATGGTGGCGACGAGGAACTACAATCGTGCTACCGAATATCTGGATTACCTGTTCAAGGAAATTGACCAGGTGGCTGCACTGACCAATCCCGGCCGGGTGGCGCGCCAGTTGCACTGGGGCGGTGGCACGCCGACCTATTTGGCCCCCGACGATATCCGCCGCTTGTTTGCCCATATCGCCAGCCGTTTTGCCATCGCTGCTGATGCGGAAAAAGGCTGCGAGGTCGATCCGCGCGAACTTTCCCGCGAGCATGTAAAAGCCCTGAAAGATGCCGGCTTCAACCGCATCAGCCTGGGTGTGCAGGATTTGAACGACACCGTGCAGAAGGCGGTTAACCGGGTGCAACCGGAAAGCCTGATCCGGCAGGTTTATGGCTGGATGCGTGAAGAAGGTTTTGACAGCATCAACATGGACCTGATGGTGGGCCTGCCGCATCAGACCGTGGAAACCTATCGCGAAATGCTGGACAAGATTATCGACATGGGGCCGGACCGGCTGGCAGTGTTCAATTATGCCCACGTGCCGTGGATGAAAAAAAACCAGAAACTGATTGTTGAAGCCGATCTGCCCAGCCTCGCTACACGCCTGGAACTGCAGCAGCTGATTCTGGACAAACTTGGCGCGGCAGGCTACGTCTACATTGGTATGGACCATTTTGCAAAGCCCGACGACGAGATCGTCAAGGCGCAGCAGAGCAAGACCCTGTACCGCAACTTCCAGGGCTACACCACTCACAAGAACTGCGATATTTACGCTTTCGGCGCTTCTTCGATCAGCCAGACCGAGGATGTGTTCGTGCAGAATGTGAAAAAGCTATCCGACTACTATCGACTGGTGGGTGAGGGGCGGTTGCCGACAGAGCGCGGCCTGCGCGTCACGAATGAGGACAAGCTGCGGCGCGATGCCATTACACGCATCATGTGTGACCTTGAGCTCGACAAGGCATCATTCGGGCGTGCATGGGGAATCGATTTCGACAAATACTTTGCCGATGCGTTGGTGGAATTGAAGGAAATGGAAGTCGACGGACTGGTTGCACTATCGCCTGAAAAGGTGGTGGTAACCCAGGTCGGGCGATTTTTTCTGCGCAACATCGCGATGCCCTTCGATGCGTATCTCAAGCAGCAATCAGCGGATAAGCCGCGCTTTTCCCGGACGTTATAA
- a CDS encoding HDOD domain-containing protein, translating into MSTVQANMADFIDALDRDISAKNLIFPSFPDITMRIRSALNNPNISASKVAKIVGAEPVLSAQLLRLANSAALCAGGRPVDDLPTAIKRLGYALVRNAAIALGIRQLAQDTHQSMMRAPLEILWRHSIQVAAISYVLAKRLTRINPDTAMLAGLLHDIGMFYILARAKKYPDLFTDEAILRNIPHQTHAQISPAILESWDVPEDIIAAARDHATFDRIHYAPADLTDVVIVANILAKRGCPGAVGSTECPAPLPSSFGRLNLDATTCAAVILRSEEEIALISQAFC; encoded by the coding sequence ATGAGCACCGTACAAGCGAATATGGCCGATTTTATCGATGCCCTCGACAGGGATATATCGGCGAAGAACCTGATTTTTCCAAGCTTTCCAGACATCACCATGCGGATTCGATCCGCGCTGAACAACCCCAATATTTCCGCCAGCAAAGTCGCCAAAATCGTCGGAGCAGAACCGGTTCTGTCAGCACAGCTATTACGCCTGGCAAACAGTGCTGCCTTATGCGCCGGCGGCAGACCGGTTGACGACCTGCCCACGGCGATCAAACGTCTGGGCTATGCCCTGGTTCGCAACGCCGCGATTGCACTAGGGATACGTCAACTGGCCCAGGACACCCACCAAAGCATGATGCGTGCTCCCCTGGAAATATTGTGGCGACACAGTATCCAGGTTGCTGCGATCAGCTACGTGCTGGCGAAAAGACTGACCCGCATCAACCCCGACACAGCGATGCTGGCGGGTCTGCTGCACGATATCGGCATGTTCTACATTCTGGCCCGCGCAAAGAAATACCCGGATCTGTTTACCGATGAGGCGATATTAAGAAACATCCCGCATCAAACGCATGCACAAATCAGTCCGGCTATTCTGGAAAGCTGGGACGTCCCGGAGGACATCATTGCTGCCGCAAGAGATCACGCCACATTTGACCGGATCCATTACGCACCGGCAGACCTGACCGATGTGGTAATAGTCGCCAACATCCTTGCCAAACGAGGCTGCCCCGGGGCTGTTGGAAGTACTGAATGCCCCGCGCCGCTCCCCTCATCCTTCGGCCGGCTTAACCTGGATGCGACAACCTGCGCCGCTGTAATTCTCAGGTCCGAAGAGGAAATTGCGCTGATATCCCAAGCATTCTGCTGA